A genomic window from Chlorobium phaeobacteroides DSM 266 includes:
- a CDS encoding FecCD family ABC transporter permease — MSARLLIVTSLFVLAAAAILSLFVGRYQVSPAALFRYLATGYSSDANLETVLLDIRLPRLIASVAAGGALSLAGSAYQGMFRNPMVSPDILGVSSGAGFGAALAILLSLPPAGIQLFSFSGGVTAVLVALGIARTIGRSHDATLVLVLSGIIISSLFGALLSLLKYAADPDDKLPAIIYWLMGSFADSSMKDLGLIIPLLLAGVIPLMLVGWRLNVLSFGDEEARSLGINTGLMRVLVIACATLVSACMIAVSGIIGWVGLVVPHLARFVAGPDHRVLLPVSFLFGGTIMLCADVLARSLLPVEIPVGIITAITGAPFFLWFLKQSTAAAWDSKRG; from the coding sequence TGATTGTCACCAGTCTGTTTGTTCTTGCTGCTGCGGCAATCCTGTCGCTTTTTGTCGGGAGGTATCAGGTTTCTCCCGCAGCACTGTTCCGTTATCTGGCAACAGGGTACAGCAGTGACGCGAATCTTGAGACCGTGTTGCTTGATATTCGTCTGCCAAGGCTCATTGCCTCGGTTGCTGCCGGTGGAGCGCTCTCCCTGGCCGGTTCGGCTTATCAGGGCATGTTTCGTAACCCCATGGTCAGTCCCGATATTCTTGGCGTATCATCAGGTGCGGGATTTGGTGCCGCACTTGCCATCCTCCTCTCACTTCCGCCTGCGGGGATACAGTTGTTCTCATTTTCGGGGGGCGTGACGGCAGTTCTCGTTGCTCTCGGTATTGCGAGGACTATTGGCAGAAGTCATGATGCCACACTGGTGCTGGTGCTCTCAGGCATCATCATATCTTCGCTGTTTGGCGCGCTGCTCTCGCTGCTTAAATATGCGGCTGATCCGGATGACAAGCTTCCGGCAATCATTTACTGGCTTATGGGCAGTTTTGCTGATAGCAGTATGAAAGATCTCGGTCTGATCATTCCGTTGCTTCTTGCTGGAGTTATTCCTCTCATGCTGGTCGGCTGGCGTCTGAACGTGCTCTCGTTTGGCGATGAGGAGGCTCGTTCACTCGGGATTAACACGGGACTGATGCGCGTGCTGGTTATTGCATGCGCAACACTGGTGAGTGCCTGTATGATCGCGGTCAGCGGGATAATCGGGTGGGTAGGACTTGTCGTTCCGCACCTTGCGCGATTTGTTGCCGGGCCTGACCATCGAGTCCTTTTGCCTGTCTCGTTTCTTTTTGGCGGCACCATCATGTTGTGTGCCGATGTTCTGGCCCGTTCACTGTTGCCGGTCGAAATTCCGGTCGGTATCATTACCGCCATTACCGGTGCTCCGTTTTTTCTCTGGTTTCTTAAACAATCGACGGCAGCAGCATGGGATTCAAAAAGAGGGTAA
- a CDS encoding ABC transporter ATP-binding protein, translating into MGFKKRVTLDITHADFGYQGRAVLRDVTFRMDSGDIVCVLGANGAGKTTLFKTLLGFIRPISGALMLNGIELSQYKPRELARLIAYVPQAHHVPFSYTAGDVVLFGRAVHLGLFASPGKNDRIIASRSLELMEISHLADKPFTELSGGERQMVIISRALAQEAPLLILDEPTSNLDYGNQIRVISKIKELQKAETGVLMATHMPDHAFMLASKAVIMHKGSLSFSDVSETIVTPEVLKQLYGVDVRIFDTPFDGHAGRKVCAPVLD; encoded by the coding sequence ATGGGATTCAAAAAGAGGGTAACCCTTGACATCACTCATGCCGATTTCGGCTATCAGGGAAGAGCCGTGCTTCGCGACGTCACTTTTCGGATGGATTCCGGCGATATTGTCTGCGTTCTTGGTGCCAATGGAGCCGGAAAAACAACGCTTTTCAAAACGCTGCTCGGTTTTATCAGGCCAATCTCAGGCGCTCTGATGCTCAACGGTATTGAGCTTTCACAATACAAACCAAGGGAGCTTGCCCGTCTGATAGCATATGTTCCCCAGGCGCACCATGTTCCGTTTTCCTATACCGCAGGCGATGTTGTTCTGTTCGGCAGGGCTGTTCATCTCGGATTATTCGCCTCTCCGGGTAAAAATGACCGTATCATAGCCTCCCGAAGCCTTGAACTGATGGAGATAAGCCACCTTGCCGACAAACCTTTTACCGAGCTGAGCGGAGGTGAGCGCCAGATGGTTATCATCTCACGGGCGCTTGCACAGGAGGCGCCTCTTCTGATACTCGATGAACCGACATCAAATCTTGATTATGGTAATCAGATTCGGGTTATCAGCAAAATAAAGGAGTTGCAGAAAGCAGAAACAGGGGTGCTCATGGCAACCCATATGCCGGATCACGCATTCATGCTCGCCTCGAAGGCGGTCATAATGCATAAGGGGAGTCTCTCCTTTTCCGATGTATCGGAAACGATCGTAACGCCCGAGGTGCTCAAGCAGCTTTACGGTGTTGATGTTCGGATTTTCGATACCCCGTTTGATGGCCATGCCGGACGAAAGGTCTGCGCTCCGGTTCTTGACTGA
- a CDS encoding class I SAM-dependent methyltransferase, with product MYSMDAKEFNDKIMNGHFRKIYPVIARQIVDRTGISEGCCVDLGGGPGLLGISLAKITRLQVTVYDLMPECVALALQNSVEHGVDDQVTAQQGIAECMPFDENSLDLVVSRGSIFFWENQMQGLAEVYRVLKPGGWAYLGGGFGTSELLREIELLMADEADWNRKRQERMVKNPPEQFESMLRQLGIEGRVEQDDAGMWVVFCKQKSAKA from the coding sequence ATGTACAGCATGGACGCAAAGGAGTTTAACGACAAGATCATGAACGGTCATTTCCGGAAAATCTATCCGGTTATTGCCCGTCAGATTGTCGATCGTACCGGAATTTCCGAAGGGTGCTGCGTTGATCTTGGCGGAGGTCCGGGACTGCTTGGAATCTCGCTTGCCAAAATCACCCGCCTGCAGGTAACGGTGTATGATCTTATGCCGGAATGCGTTGCTCTGGCTCTGCAGAACAGCGTGGAGCACGGGGTTGATGATCAGGTTACGGCACAGCAGGGGATTGCCGAATGTATGCCGTTCGACGAGAACTCACTTGATCTTGTTGTCAGCAGGGGATCGATTTTTTTCTGGGAGAATCAGATGCAGGGTCTTGCGGAAGTCTATCGAGTGCTTAAACCCGGGGGTTGGGCCTATCTCGGCGGAGGGTTCGGCACTTCTGAACTGCTTCGGGAGATTGAACTGCTTATGGCTGACGAAGCTGACTGGAACCGCAAACGTCAGGAGCGGATGGTAAAAAATCCACCCGAACAGTTTGAGTCGATGCTTCGGCAACTTGGAATTGAGGGTCGTGTTGAGCAGGACGATGCAGGCATGTGGGTCGTTTTTTGTAAACAAAAATCCGCAAAAGCATGA
- a CDS encoding ABC transporter substrate-binding protein, producing the protein MSGGFIGSYIAVVRIAAVLILFFTTACSPHEDRRYTRIVTDMAGRTMGVPDTIKRVYVNRPGALMLYALAPELLVNRSFRMTDSGRRFMKESWLTLPYVDGSAEEIIRLKPDVIISCFTIDAKSMADARRLEEKTGIPVFQVPLDMSRYEKTFMVLGTLLDRKEQAERMTGFLHAYLDELLSKAREIPPSRKVRVYYAEGDRGLQTDPSGSFHSEILERVGARNVAEVPITGGKGMSSVSMEQILFWDPDVILVWTGMGPSLTTLLEIESDSLWAKARAVRQKRLFQIPLQPFGWFDRPPGTNRILGAIWTAQLLYPDLYRFDITRITREYFRIFYHHELTESELREVLDPHAEPLPEKGARTNKSKGL; encoded by the coding sequence ATGAGCGGCGGTTTTATCGGCAGCTATATCGCAGTGGTGCGGATCGCAGCGGTTTTGATCCTCTTTTTTACCACGGCATGCAGTCCGCATGAAGATCGGCGGTATACGCGGATCGTTACCGATATGGCTGGACGGACAATGGGTGTGCCCGATACCATTAAACGGGTCTATGTCAATCGTCCCGGCGCTCTCATGCTCTACGCCCTTGCGCCTGAACTGCTGGTTAACAGATCGTTCCGGATGACGGATTCCGGCAGAAGATTCATGAAGGAGTCGTGGCTCACCCTGCCCTATGTGGATGGTTCAGCCGAAGAGATCATCAGGCTCAAACCGGATGTCATTATATCCTGCTTTACCATTGATGCCAAATCAATGGCCGATGCCCGCAGGCTTGAGGAGAAGACCGGGATTCCGGTTTTTCAGGTGCCACTCGACATGTCCCGTTACGAGAAGACGTTTATGGTTCTCGGTACTCTTCTCGACCGCAAGGAACAGGCGGAGAGGATGACCGGTTTTCTCCACGCTTACCTTGACGAACTTCTCTCCAAAGCCAGAGAGATTCCGCCGAGCAGAAAAGTTCGAGTCTACTATGCCGAGGGCGACCGGGGTCTGCAAACCGATCCGTCGGGCTCGTTTCACAGCGAGATTCTTGAGCGGGTCGGTGCCCGCAATGTAGCGGAAGTGCCCATTACCGGTGGTAAAGGCATGAGCTCCGTATCAATGGAGCAGATTCTCTTTTGGGATCCCGACGTTATCCTGGTCTGGACAGGCATGGGGCCTTCGCTCACAACGCTGCTTGAGATAGAGAGCGACAGCCTCTGGGCAAAGGCAAGGGCTGTCAGGCAGAAGCGGCTCTTCCAGATACCCTTGCAGCCTTTCGGCTGGTTTGATCGTCCGCCAGGTACAAACCGGATTCTCGGTGCGATATGGACGGCACAGCTGCTCTATCCCGACCTTTACCGGTTCGATATTACAAGGATCACCCGTGAGTACTTTCGCATTTTTTATCACCATGAGCTGACGGAGAGCGAACTGCGGGAGGTGCTCGATCCTCACGCTGAACCGCTCCCTGAAAAAGGAGCGAGAACGAATAAATCTAAAGGATTATGA
- a CDS encoding TonB-dependent receptor domain-containing protein — protein MMQSVNRNDSKSDVLALCGAVPMHRKSTGNGVPLLKKGAINLYMNMPCPLKVVTKMVITEFAEIYNASHAVPIYSPMLHDGYVKDGKNNIPAYELQNISRAMTRGIELTASIKLPYGLTVSDELTFLDSEDKSKGQDLLYVPDVTNTLKLAYGAERSGFNGNIRVVSVGTQWVENNVRADGYTLVNAYLAKKVSSDTSLFFGVDNIFNEDPAAYGNIGGAGSTGTCFYGGLTFTL, from the coding sequence ATGATGCAATCAGTCAACAGAAACGACAGCAAGAGCGATGTGCTTGCTCTCTGCGGTGCTGTGCCGATGCACCGCAAATCAACCGGTAACGGTGTGCCGCTGCTGAAAAAAGGCGCCATCAATCTCTACATGAACATGCCTTGCCCGCTCAAGGTTGTGACCAAAATGGTAATCACCGAGTTTGCGGAGATCTACAATGCATCTCATGCCGTGCCGATCTATTCGCCGATGCTTCATGACGGCTATGTGAAAGATGGAAAAAATAACATTCCCGCATATGAGCTGCAAAATATCTCCAGAGCCATGACAAGGGGGATTGAATTGACAGCATCGATAAAGCTTCCCTATGGACTGACGGTTTCCGATGAATTGACCTTTCTTGATTCGGAAGATAAAAGCAAGGGGCAGGATCTGCTCTATGTTCCTGACGTGACGAATACGCTCAAACTTGCCTATGGCGCTGAACGCAGCGGCTTTAACGGCAATATCAGAGTGGTGAGTGTTGGAACGCAGTGGGTTGAAAACAATGTGAGGGCCGATGGTTATACGTTGGTCAACGCATACCTGGCTAAAAAAGTCAGCAGCGATACATCGTTGTTTTTCGGTGTGGACAATATTTTCAATGAGGATCCTGCTGCTTATGGCAATATCGGAGGAGCTGGTTCGACCGGCACCTGTTTTTATGGTGGTTTGACCTTTACCCTGTAA
- a CDS encoding molybdopterin-dependent oxidoreductase: protein MKNSTKGGKTLSRLLFVLSFFSAVAQAKPSGTLSETVRVSGLVEKPFTISTTSVGTMNVAERENTAIICDSGQTRKSLKSFRGVLLRDILDSAKVVLSNPGQRGEYYVLVRSTDNYNVLFSYNELTYGTAGESTWLVFEENGKPIDDDGRFVVFCASDRATGPRHVKWVNGIEVSKIILPVSN, encoded by the coding sequence ATGAAAAACAGTACAAAAGGCGGAAAAACCTTATCACGCTTGCTCTTTGTTCTCTCGTTTTTTTCTGCCGTTGCGCAGGCGAAACCATCCGGAACTCTTTCAGAAACCGTCAGGGTGTCGGGTCTGGTTGAAAAGCCCTTCACCATTTCAACAACTTCAGTCGGAACGATGAATGTTGCTGAACGGGAGAATACCGCCATTATTTGCGACTCGGGGCAAACCCGTAAAAGTCTGAAAAGCTTCAGAGGAGTTCTCTTGCGCGATATTCTCGATTCAGCAAAAGTTGTTCTTTCCAATCCGGGACAGCGGGGAGAGTATTATGTCCTTGTCCGTTCGACCGACAACTATAATGTTCTTTTCTCGTACAATGAGCTTACCTATGGAACGGCAGGCGAGAGCACATGGCTGGTTTTTGAAGAGAACGGCAAACCGATTGACGATGATGGACGGTTTGTGGTGTTCTGTGCCAGCGACAGGGCGACCGGCCCCCGACATGTGAAATGGGTGAACGGTATCGAAGTTTCAAAAATAATCCTGCCTGTCTCCAATTAA
- a CDS encoding c-type cytochrome has protein sequence MHRFYLSILLFGFCFLKTEILFAATDNATGQQLFDRHCSVCHSMEPPPKTAPPVLGIALHYREAFGDKTLATEYMVKFMQKPDPPLSKLEPAAIRRFGLMPPMSMSLQELKKVAAWLWDSYDPQFKTPGNCR, from the coding sequence ATGCACAGATTCTATCTTTCGATTCTTCTTTTCGGCTTTTGCTTTCTGAAAACGGAAATCCTCTTTGCCGCAACAGATAACGCTACAGGCCAGCAACTCTTTGATCGTCATTGCAGTGTTTGTCATTCCATGGAGCCCCCACCGAAAACGGCTCCTCCCGTGCTTGGCATAGCTCTACACTACAGGGAAGCGTTCGGTGATAAAACGCTGGCGACAGAGTATATGGTAAAGTTTATGCAGAAGCCCGATCCGCCACTCTCGAAGCTGGAGCCGGCGGCGATAAGGCGGTTTGGTCTTATGCCTCCAATGTCGATGTCGCTGCAGGAACTGAAGAAAGTTGCGGCATGGCTCTGGGACAGTTATGATCCGCAGTTCAAAACGCCGGGGAACTGTCGCTGA
- the modC gene encoding molybdenum ABC transporter ATP-binding protein: protein MNLLIDAEKKQGDFLLRVNTGVSGERIGIFGQSGSGKSTLVHLISGLLQPDRGEIFLNDECLFSTTKGINLSPERRRIAIVFQQAMLFPHLSVKANLLYGYRRCRTENRHIKPETLIALLKLQPLMQRGVNNLSGGEKQRVALGRAVLANPRLLLMDEPLSALDDTLRFQIIPYLKSVSEEFAIPYLFISHSILEMQLMADRILVLKKGSIAETTTPDQLARNCMAHNPKGYLNLLHLADPVLHKGLYAYPWGHNTLLISDGEPSGTSLFELSSRDIILFKQHPEAISARNLLKCTVSELFRSDGRVGVVLLSNGEKFVAEIVRSAAEDLNITAGSTLFAAIKASSFRRLG, encoded by the coding sequence ATGAACCTCCTGATTGATGCCGAAAAAAAACAGGGCGACTTTCTCCTGAGGGTTAATACCGGCGTTTCAGGCGAACGGATAGGGATTTTCGGCCAGTCCGGAAGCGGCAAATCAACGCTGGTACATCTTATTTCAGGTCTTCTTCAGCCGGACAGAGGCGAGATTTTTTTGAATGACGAGTGCCTCTTCAGCACGACGAAAGGGATCAATCTCTCCCCTGAACGCCGCCGCATAGCCATTGTTTTTCAGCAGGCAATGCTTTTTCCGCACCTCTCGGTTAAAGCCAACCTGCTCTATGGATACAGACGGTGTCGCACTGAAAACCGGCATATCAAGCCGGAAACCTTGATTGCCTTACTGAAACTTCAGCCGCTCATGCAGCGCGGCGTGAATAATCTTTCAGGCGGAGAAAAACAGCGTGTCGCGCTCGGCAGGGCGGTGCTTGCAAACCCCCGGCTGCTCCTTATGGACGAGCCGCTCTCGGCTCTCGATGACACACTGCGATTTCAGATCATTCCTTACCTGAAAAGCGTGAGTGAAGAGTTCGCCATTCCCTATCTCTTTATTTCGCACTCGATCCTTGAGATGCAACTGATGGCTGACCGGATTCTTGTGCTTAAAAAAGGCAGCATTGCTGAAACGACTACTCCCGATCAGCTTGCGCGAAACTGCATGGCACACAACCCGAAAGGGTATCTCAATCTGCTCCATCTTGCCGATCCTGTTCTACATAAAGGCCTGTATGCCTACCCTTGGGGTCACAATACCCTTCTGATCTCAGACGGCGAACCGAGCGGAACATCCCTTTTTGAGCTTTCCTCGCGCGATATCATTCTCTTCAAACAGCACCCCGAAGCCATCAGCGCCAGGAACCTCCTGAAATGTACCGTTTCGGAACTGTTCCGCTCTGACGGAAGGGTAGGCGTTGTGCTACTGAGCAACGGCGAAAAGTTCGTTGCTGAAATCGTACGTTCGGCAGCCGAAGATCTGAACATCACGGCAGGCTCAACGCTTTTTGCCGCAATCAAGGCCTCTTCGTTCAGACGCCTCGGCTGA
- the modB gene encoding molybdate ABC transporter permease subunit, translating to MTLTPEDIAAIWLSLKVALTATALALPLGFALAWLIVFKRFRGKVVLEVLINLPLTLPPVVIGFFLLLLLGKNGWIGKLLDGSGIQIIFTWKAAVIASATVGFPLLVRSIRLGMESIDQQLIEASRSLGAAWYDTLATIILPLSLRGIMAGSSLMFARSLGEFGATIIVAGNIPGITQTIPLAIYDYASSPSSTTMALSLCVVSVLISVVVLIVHELLGKKLDRRSAL from the coding sequence ATGACGCTGACTCCTGAAGATATAGCTGCCATATGGCTCTCCCTGAAAGTTGCGCTTACGGCAACTGCCCTTGCGCTGCCTTTGGGATTTGCTCTCGCATGGCTGATCGTCTTCAAAAGATTCAGGGGGAAAGTGGTGCTCGAGGTGCTTATAAACCTCCCGCTCACCCTTCCCCCGGTGGTGATCGGTTTTTTTCTGCTGCTGCTGCTTGGCAAAAACGGCTGGATAGGAAAACTGCTCGATGGATCGGGCATCCAGATAATCTTCACCTGGAAAGCTGCCGTTATTGCTTCGGCAACAGTCGGGTTTCCCCTGCTGGTACGCTCAATCCGTCTTGGTATGGAATCCATCGATCAGCAACTTATCGAGGCATCCCGAAGCCTCGGAGCAGCCTGGTACGATACGCTTGCAACCATTATTCTTCCGCTCTCCCTGCGGGGAATAATGGCCGGCTCATCGCTGATGTTTGCCCGAAGCCTTGGCGAATTCGGCGCAACCATCATTGTCGCAGGCAATATTCCCGGTATCACGCAAACCATTCCGCTGGCTATCTATGATTATGCCAGTTCACCCTCAAGCACAACCATGGCGCTCTCGCTCTGCGTGGTCTCCGTCCTGATTTCGGTCGTCGTACTTATCGTTCATGAACTGCTCGGCAAAAAACTTGACCGGAGAAGCGCGCTATGA
- the modA gene encoding molybdate ABC transporter substrate-binding protein, with protein sequence MMISMRKTLLLFFALLTISVPAMAGELSLSVAASLKEVINELSASYSKKNPGTTFVKNFGPSGTLAGQIENGAPVDLFIAANNQWMDYLKEKKLVDGANSGMLAYNSLVFAGTTTKKVTSMNDLLKLEKIAIGSPKSVPAGEYAMTAFKNAGIDKQLAGKLVMAKDVRECLMYAELGEVDGGFVYRTDAMLAQKAKLLFAVPQKLYPRVTYPMALTAKAAQNKEAKAFFLYLRGAEAKNVLGKYGFVLK encoded by the coding sequence ATGATGATATCAATGAGAAAAACGCTCCTTCTGTTTTTTGCGCTGCTCACCATCTCAGTTCCTGCGATGGCTGGAGAGCTGAGCCTTTCGGTAGCAGCAAGCCTCAAGGAGGTGATCAATGAACTGAGCGCCAGTTACTCTAAAAAAAATCCGGGTACTACCTTTGTAAAAAATTTCGGTCCATCGGGAACGCTTGCCGGTCAGATTGAAAATGGCGCCCCTGTTGACCTGTTTATTGCCGCAAACAACCAGTGGATGGATTATCTGAAAGAGAAAAAGCTTGTGGACGGCGCCAACTCCGGCATGCTTGCCTATAACTCGCTGGTTTTTGCCGGAACGACGACAAAAAAAGTTACTTCGATGAACGACCTGCTTAAGCTCGAAAAGATAGCCATCGGCAGCCCGAAGAGTGTTCCCGCCGGCGAGTATGCCATGACCGCTTTTAAAAATGCAGGCATTGACAAGCAGCTTGCCGGAAAACTTGTGATGGCAAAGGATGTCAGGGAGTGCCTGATGTATGCCGAACTTGGCGAAGTTGACGGCGGATTTGTTTACCGAACCGATGCCATGCTGGCACAAAAAGCAAAACTGCTTTTTGCGGTACCCCAAAAGCTCTATCCAAGAGTAACCTACCCGATGGCATTGACGGCAAAAGCCGCACAAAACAAGGAAGCAAAGGCATTCTTTCTCTATCTGCGAGGTGCAGAGGCAAAAAACGTCCTCGGTAAATACGGCTTTGTTCTTAAATAA